In Myxococcus stipitatus, a single window of DNA contains:
- a CDS encoding DUF429 domain-containing protein produces the protein MRFIGWDLTDPHARMPRAVDEARLDLGGRVTFDQRRWPGPTVDGGLTPEALVAAFPVGARDVVVVDGPHALARPGARVRESERLLRAPGRTPDELPAPGLPFSGFIRGSVLLFAALRARGGVPLLDVDATTVGEARLFEAFPGAVWRRLGAPRLARKASREGREWRREALEAQGLTFPTGALPTHDQLDAAACAWLGWLTRTAPRRVTVVGTPLTVDARGGLREGRILHLDAS, from the coding sequence TTGCGCTTCATCGGCTGGGATTTGACGGACCCGCATGCCCGAATGCCCCGGGCGGTGGATGAAGCCCGACTGGACCTGGGAGGTCGAGTGACCTTCGACCAGCGGCGCTGGCCCGGACCGACGGTGGACGGGGGGCTGACGCCGGAGGCGCTGGTGGCCGCGTTCCCGGTGGGCGCGCGGGACGTGGTCGTGGTGGACGGGCCCCACGCGTTGGCCAGGCCGGGTGCCCGGGTCCGCGAGTCGGAGCGCCTGCTGAGAGCCCCTGGTCGGACCCCGGACGAGCTGCCCGCGCCGGGCCTCCCCTTCAGCGGCTTCATCCGGGGGAGCGTGCTGCTGTTCGCCGCGCTGCGCGCGCGTGGCGGAGTCCCCCTGCTGGACGTGGACGCGACGACGGTGGGCGAGGCCCGCCTGTTCGAGGCCTTTCCAGGCGCGGTGTGGCGGAGGCTCGGAGCGCCGCGACTCGCCAGGAAGGCCTCGCGCGAGGGCCGTGAGTGGCGCCGGGAGGCCCTCGAGGCCCAGGGCCTGACCTTCCCCACCGGAGCGCTGCCCACGCACGACCAGCTCGACGCGGCGGCGTGCGCCTGGCTCGGCTGGCTGACGCGGACCGCGCCGCGGCGGGTGACGGTCGTGGGAACCCCGCTCACCGTGGACGCGCGGGGCGGGCTGCGCGAGGGACGCATCCTCCACCTGGACGCATCGTGA
- a CDS encoding head GIN domain-containing protein, whose amino-acid sequence MKTARMSLLVPFLLLTGGAAHAEATNDAAQKGEVREVSDFDSVSVGQGIQAKVKVGPKSVRVEGPQELLSRLRFVVKDGTLRTEVDRKGGPFNGNSFNGSKVRVYVSNPHFEEIGASGGSRVEAEVTSENEFGAQASGGATLLVRGVDASKVEVEASGGGTVTLDGRARELEVEASGGAVVKAMDLKGLKELEVEASGGSRVEANPSSSLSVQGSGGSTIQCGSRPPRTQVQASGGTEVLFGNDA is encoded by the coding sequence ATGAAGACCGCCCGCATGTCCTTGCTCGTCCCGTTCCTGCTGCTCACTGGCGGCGCCGCCCACGCGGAGGCGACGAACGACGCCGCCCAGAAGGGCGAGGTCCGCGAGGTCTCCGACTTCGACAGCGTCTCCGTGGGCCAGGGCATCCAGGCCAAGGTGAAGGTGGGCCCCAAGTCCGTCCGCGTGGAGGGCCCCCAGGAGCTGCTGTCCCGCCTGCGCTTCGTCGTCAAGGACGGGACGCTGCGCACGGAGGTGGACCGCAAGGGCGGCCCGTTCAACGGCAACTCCTTCAATGGCAGCAAGGTCCGCGTCTACGTCTCCAACCCGCACTTCGAGGAAATCGGAGCCAGCGGTGGCAGCCGCGTGGAGGCGGAGGTGACGTCCGAGAACGAGTTCGGCGCCCAGGCCAGCGGTGGCGCCACCCTGTTGGTCCGGGGCGTGGACGCCTCGAAGGTGGAGGTCGAGGCCAGCGGCGGCGGCACCGTCACGCTGGATGGGCGCGCGAGGGAACTCGAGGTCGAGGCCAGCGGTGGCGCCGTGGTGAAGGCGATGGACCTGAAGGGACTGAAAGAGCTGGAGGTCGAGGCCAGCGGCGGCTCGCGCGTGGAGGCGAACCCCTCCAGCAGCCTGTCCGTCCAGGGCTCGGGTGGCTCCACCATCCAGTGTGGCTCGCGCCCGCCCCGGACGCAGGTGCAGGCGAGCGGCGGCACCGAGGTGCTCTTCGGGAACGACGCCTGA